A window from Lagopus muta isolate bLagMut1 chromosome 5, bLagMut1 primary, whole genome shotgun sequence encodes these proteins:
- the CDCP2 gene encoding CUB domain-containing protein 2 produces the protein MGHRATGCTSVLALFCTVLRVAPSGGIKCGGVLSAPSGNFSSPNFPGPYPYETECTWLIVVAEGSSVLLSFSHFELEYHAACAYDYLQVYNGASRDQGNLLGTFCGRSAPPPFASAWHVMAVVFRSDRHVAKRGFAATYHKDACGGQLTGLSGEIASPQYPESYPNDAECRWSIRATDGPLTLIFADFQVEGGQGCGFDYVALFDGPTAAAPHLGRYCGSTRPPRIISSTQHLFILFKSDFNIVGRGFKARFYSGECQEVYTTIKGNFSSPQYPNFYPNNLQCQWSIQLPPGYRIKVFFLDLELEARSSLTSGCDYDRLDAFDGGAENASLLGTWCGRESPAPLTSRSHQLLLVLHTDRSTAKRGFSLAYVGVVPMNISCTRTDFHIQIPVQALAQLQRNKVYLGMPSCVAQVVGSHFRIHTRFDTCGAESQRRNNTSIIVSTLYIDFSVGDQEDIHRYEVQCEPKRKEASVSLIAGPDPHRLSQAENMVDVKQRGVGAMDAHETKSQDTSDIVFISICILAGLLMVIAVVGLVLL, from the exons ATGGGGCACAGGGCCACGGGCTGCACATCGGTTCTGGCCCTGTTCTGCACAGTGCTCAGGGTGGCCCCGAGCGGAG GCATCAAATGCGGCGGGGTGCTCTCAGCACCCTCTGGCAACTTCTCCAGCCCCAATTTCCCGGGGCCATACCCCTACGAGACGGAGTGCACCTGGCTGATCGTGGTGGCCGAGGGCTCCTCCGTCCTGCTCTCCTTCAGCCACTTTGAGCTGGAGTACCACGCCGCCTGCGCTTACGATTATCTCCAAGTCTACAATGGGGCATCCCGGGACCAGGGCAACCTTCTGGGCACCTTCTGTGGCCGCAGTGCCCCACCACCTTTTGCTTCTGCCTGGCACGTCATGGCTGTGGTCTTCCGCTCTGACCGGCATGTGGCCAAGCGTGGCTTTGCTGCCACCTACCACAAAG ATGCATGTGGTGGGCAACTGACGGGGCTGTCTGGGGAGATCGCCAGCCCGCAGTACCCCGAGAGCTACCCCAATGACGCAGAGTGCCGCTGGAGCATCAGGGCAACTGATGGCCCCCTCACTCTGATCTTTGCTGACTTCCAAGTAGAGGGTGGCCAAGGCTGTGGCTTTGACTACGTGGCTCTTTTTGATggtcccactgctgctgctccccacctgGGTCGCTACTGCGGTAGCACCCGCCCGCCCCGCATCATCTCCTCCACCCAACATCTCTTCATCCTCTTCAAATCGGACTTCAACATTGTGGGCAGGGGCTTCAAGGCCCGTTTCTACTCAG GTGAATGCCAGGAAGTCTACACCACCATCAAGGGAAATTTCTCCAGCCCTCAGTACCCCAACTTCTACCCCAACAACCTCCAGTGTCAGTGGAGCATCCAGCTACCCCCAGGCTACCGGATCAAAGTCTTCTTCTTGGACCTGGAGCTGGAGGCTCGGAGCAGCCTGACCAGTGGCTGTGACTATGACCGCCTGGATGCCTTTGATGGTGGAGCTGAGAACGCTTCCCTGCTGGGGACGTGGTGTGGGAGGGAGAGCCCAGCGCCTCTCACCTCCCGcagccatcagctgctgctggtgctccacACAGACCGCAGCACGGCCAAGCGGGGCTTCTCCCTTGCCTACGTTGGAG TCGTACCCATGAACATCAGCTGCACACGGACGGACTTCCACATCCAGATCCCCGTGCAGGCCCTGGCCCAGCTGCAGAGGAACAAGGTGTACTTGGGGATGCCCTCCTGCGTGGCTCAAGTGGTCGGTTCACACTTCAGGATACACACCCGGTTTGACACATGCGGTGCTGAGTCTCAG AGACGAAACAACACATCCATCATTGTCAGCACGCTCTACATCGACTTCTCAGTGGGTGACCAGGAGGACATCCACCGGTACGAGGTGCAGTGTGAGCCCAAGAGGAAGGAAGCCTCCGTGTCCCTCATTGCTGGCCCCGACCCACACAGGCTGAGCCAGGCAGAAAATATGGTGGACGTGAAGCAGAGAGGGGTGGGAGCGATGGATGCCCACGAAACCAAGAGCCAGGACACCAGTGACATCGTCTTCATCAGCATCTGCATTTTGGCTGGGCTGCTTATGGTCATCGCTGTGGTTGGGCTCGTGCTGCTGTAG
- the TCEANC2 gene encoding transcription elongation factor A N-terminal and central domain-containing protein 2, whose translation MERFVVRRARSPQSPRRVRSEPRAYRQATLESLKRVVVVEDIKRWKAMLELPGQPKENLMEALGELKKKIPSKEVLLSTKIGHTVNRMRKHSDHDVASLAKDVYMEWRTFIKHHSNRPSIEVKSDPKTEAFRKNARKLLCEALDLEIDHPLAENIEREAFHLSSRLISAPYRRMVRALVFSLKHKPETQAEVKAGTLTVPKFVQSHKK comes from the exons ATGGAGCGGTTCGTGGTGCGCCGGGCCCGCTCACCGCAGAGCCCCCGCAGGGTCCGATCGGAGCCCCGCGCCTACCGGCAGGCCACTCTCGAGTCCCTGAAG AGGGTGGTCGTGGTGGAAGACATAAAGCGCTGGAAGGCGATGCTCGAGCTCCCCGGGCAGCCTAAAGAAAACCTGATGGAAGCTTTGGGggaactgaagaagaaaatcccTTCCAAGGAAGTGTTACTGTCCACAAAAATAG GTCACACTGTGAACAGGATGCGCAAACATTCCGATCATGATGTGGCCAGCCTTGCCAAAGATGTTTACATGGAATGGAGAACTTTCATCAAACACCACTCAAATAGGCCTTCAATAGAAGTCAAGAGTGATCCCAAGACTGAGGCTTTCAGAAAGAACGCACGGAAGCTGCTTTGTGAAGCCCTGGATCTAGAG attgATCACCCACTGGCTGAAAATATTGAGCGAGAAGCTTTTCATCTCTCTTCACGTCTCATTAGCGCGCCGTATCGCAGAATGGTGCGAGCTCTTGTCTTCTCATTAAAGCACAAACCTGAAACCCAAGCAGAAGTCAAGGCTGGCACGCTCACCGTCCCCAAGTTTGTGCAGAGCCATAAAAAGTGA
- the TMEM59 gene encoding transmembrane protein 59 isoform X2 produces MAARRAGLLCLPAALLLLWAGGRARAAGAVPASSSEAFDSVLGNTASCHRACQLTYSLHTYPKEEELYACQRGCRLFSICQFVDDGIDLNRTKLECDSACTEAYSQSDEQYACHLGCQNQLPFAELRQEQLMSLMPRIHLLFPLTLVRSFWSDVMDSAQSFITSSWTFYLQADDGKIVIFQSRPEVQYVPQLDQETEGTRGSLSLSKTAYPQPASSQTYRGLFEEQGNESFFKCLSINSSWILTTTLVLSVLVLLWICCATVATAVEQYVPSEKLSIYGDLEYMNEQKLNRYPSSALVVVRCKTEEHEEAGPLPTKVNLAQSAI; encoded by the exons ATGGCGGCGCGGCGGGCCGgcctgctctgcctgcctgcggccctgctgctgctgtgggcgGGAGGCCGCGCTCGGGCTGCAGGAGCCGTGCCCGCCAGCTCCTCCGAGGCCTTTGACTCCGTGTTGGGCAACACGGCTTCCTGCCACCGCGCCTGCCAGCTGACCTACTCCCTGCACACCTACCCCAAG GAAGAGGAACTGTATGCGTGCCAGCGAGGCTGCAGACTGTTTTCCATTTGTCAGTTTGTGGATGATGGCATCGATCTGAATCGAACCAAACTGGAATGTGATTCTG CCTGTACTGAGGCGTACTCCCAGTCTGATGAACAATATGCTTGCCATCTTGGATGCCAGAACCAATTGCCATTTGCTGAGTTAAGACAAGAGCAA TTAATGTCCCTGATGCCAAGAATTCATCTCCTCTTTCCTCTGACGCTGGTGAGATCCTTCTGGAGTGATGTGATGGATTCAGCTCAGAGCTTCATAACATCCTCGTGGACGTTCTACCTTCAAGCAGATGATGGCAAAATTGTCATATTCCAG tcgAGGCCAGAAGTGCAGTATGTTCCACAGCTTGATCAGGAGACTGAAGGTACAAGAGGATCCTTGTCCCTGAGTAAAACAGCTt ACCCACAGCCAGCAAGCTCGCAGACGTACCGAGGGCTATTTGAAGAGCAAGGCAATGAGAGCTTTTTCAAGTGTCTTTCCAT aaattccAGTTGGATTTTAACCACTACACTTGTCCTGTCGGTGCTGGTGCTCCTCTGGATTTGTTGTGCAACTGTAGCTACAGCTGTAGAGCAGTATGTTCCATCTGAG aaactgAGCATCTATGGAGATCTGGAATACATGAATGAACAAAAACTGAACAGATATCCATCCTCTGCACTTGTTGTGGTTAGATGCAAGACTGAGGAACATGAAGAAGCAGGACCTCTTCCTACAAAAGTTAATCTGGCTCAATCAGCAATTTAA
- the TMEM59 gene encoding transmembrane protein 59 isoform X1 has translation MAARRAGLLCLPAALLLLWAGGRARAAGAVPASSSEAFDSVLGNTASCHRACQLTYSLHTYPKEEELYACQRGCRLFSICQFVDDGIDLNRTKLECDSACTEAYSQSDEQYACHLGCQNQLPFAELRQEQLMSLMPRIHLLFPLTLVRSFWSDVMDSAQSFITSSWTFYLQADDGKIVIFQSRPEVQYVPQLDQETEGTRGSLSLSKTASDPQPASSQTYRGLFEEQGNESFFKCLSINSSWILTTTLVLSVLVLLWICCATVATAVEQYVPSEKLSIYGDLEYMNEQKLNRYPSSALVVVRCKTEEHEEAGPLPTKVNLAQSAI, from the exons ATGGCGGCGCGGCGGGCCGgcctgctctgcctgcctgcggccctgctgctgctgtgggcgGGAGGCCGCGCTCGGGCTGCAGGAGCCGTGCCCGCCAGCTCCTCCGAGGCCTTTGACTCCGTGTTGGGCAACACGGCTTCCTGCCACCGCGCCTGCCAGCTGACCTACTCCCTGCACACCTACCCCAAG GAAGAGGAACTGTATGCGTGCCAGCGAGGCTGCAGACTGTTTTCCATTTGTCAGTTTGTGGATGATGGCATCGATCTGAATCGAACCAAACTGGAATGTGATTCTG CCTGTACTGAGGCGTACTCCCAGTCTGATGAACAATATGCTTGCCATCTTGGATGCCAGAACCAATTGCCATTTGCTGAGTTAAGACAAGAGCAA TTAATGTCCCTGATGCCAAGAATTCATCTCCTCTTTCCTCTGACGCTGGTGAGATCCTTCTGGAGTGATGTGATGGATTCAGCTCAGAGCTTCATAACATCCTCGTGGACGTTCTACCTTCAAGCAGATGATGGCAAAATTGTCATATTCCAG tcgAGGCCAGAAGTGCAGTATGTTCCACAGCTTGATCAGGAGACTGAAGGTACAAGAGGATCCTTGTCCCTGAGTAAAACAGCTt CAGACCCACAGCCAGCAAGCTCGCAGACGTACCGAGGGCTATTTGAAGAGCAAGGCAATGAGAGCTTTTTCAAGTGTCTTTCCAT aaattccAGTTGGATTTTAACCACTACACTTGTCCTGTCGGTGCTGGTGCTCCTCTGGATTTGTTGTGCAACTGTAGCTACAGCTGTAGAGCAGTATGTTCCATCTGAG aaactgAGCATCTATGGAGATCTGGAATACATGAATGAACAAAAACTGAACAGATATCCATCCTCTGCACTTGTTGTGGTTAGATGCAAGACTGAGGAACATGAAGAAGCAGGACCTCTTCCTACAAAAGTTAATCTGGCTCAATCAGCAATTTAA
- the LDLRAD1 gene encoding low-density lipoprotein receptor class A domain-containing protein 1 isoform X1: MLVTWLHFRVQKASCGPLSCSEGCSSRRNEQNSPPGCCRPCCAHLCCPPRRACVVLLLLAAIAAIVGLAIALGLQLRAPVNRPCVATHNWTGFLCNDRVTCIPASQVCDGTANCRNGEDEQEKLCGDLPRSLPAYLVFHCGNPEHWVYADQRCNGMNDCGDCSDEMGSLAACPPCGPAWWSCSPVHYEYCSCVPRALCRDGVQHCVSWSDEYLCRP, encoded by the exons ATGTTGGTAACATGGCTGCATTTTAGGGTGCAGAAAGCTTCCTGTGGtcctctgagctgctctgaaggCTGTAGCTCCAGGAGGAATGAACAAAACTCACCCCCAG GCTGCTGCCGGCCATGCTGTGCCCACCTGTGCTGCCCACCGAGACGGGCCTGcgttgtgctgctgctcctggctgccaTAGCAGCCATCGTGGGCCTGGCAATCGCACTGGGACTGCAGCTACGTGCACCGG tgaaCCGCCCCTGTGTAGCCACCCATAACTGGACAGGCTTCTTGTGCAATGACAGAGTGACCTGCATCCCAGCCAGCCAGGTCTGTGATGGAACTGCCAACTGTAGAAATGGAGAGGATGAGCAGGAGAAACTCTGTG GTGACCTGCCCCGCAGCCTGCCGGCATACCTGGTTTTCCACTGCGGTAACCCTGAGCACTGGGTCTATGCTGACCAGAGGTGTAATGGGATGAACGACTGCGGAGACTGCTCCGATGAGATGGGGAGCT TGGCTGCCTGCCCTCCCTGCGGCCCAGCGTggtggagctgcagccctgttcACTATGAGTACTGCTCCTGTGTGCCCAGGGCACTGTGCCGCGATggtgtgcagcactgtgtgagCTGGTCGGATGAGTACCTCTGCAGGCCGTGA
- the LDLRAD1 gene encoding low-density lipoprotein receptor class A domain-containing protein 1 isoform X2 has product MNKTHPQRNGDVTTFDSAKSSEKQGCCRPCCAHLCCPPRRACVVLLLLAAIAAIVGLAIALGLQLRAPVNRPCVATHNWTGFLCNDRVTCIPASQVCDGTANCRNGEDEQEKLCGDLPRSLPAYLVFHCGNPEHWVYADQRCNGMNDCGDCSDEMGSLAACPPCGPAWWSCSPVHYEYCSCVPRALCRDGVQHCVSWSDEYLCRP; this is encoded by the exons ATGAACAAAACTCACCCCCAG AGAAATGGTGATGTAACTACTTTTGATTCAGCCAAGTCCTCTGAAAAACAAG GCTGCTGCCGGCCATGCTGTGCCCACCTGTGCTGCCCACCGAGACGGGCCTGcgttgtgctgctgctcctggctgccaTAGCAGCCATCGTGGGCCTGGCAATCGCACTGGGACTGCAGCTACGTGCACCGG tgaaCCGCCCCTGTGTAGCCACCCATAACTGGACAGGCTTCTTGTGCAATGACAGAGTGACCTGCATCCCAGCCAGCCAGGTCTGTGATGGAACTGCCAACTGTAGAAATGGAGAGGATGAGCAGGAGAAACTCTGTG GTGACCTGCCCCGCAGCCTGCCGGCATACCTGGTTTTCCACTGCGGTAACCCTGAGCACTGGGTCTATGCTGACCAGAGGTGTAATGGGATGAACGACTGCGGAGACTGCTCCGATGAGATGGGGAGCT TGGCTGCCTGCCCTCCCTGCGGCCCAGCGTggtggagctgcagccctgttcACTATGAGTACTGCTCCTGTGTGCCCAGGGCACTGTGCCGCGATggtgtgcagcactgtgtgagCTGGTCGGATGAGTACCTCTGCAGGCCGTGA
- the LRRC42 gene encoding leucine-rich repeat-containing protein 42, whose amino-acid sequence MSYWLRSESHADAGPIYVRERGQLHVVSPAAGGVRNARPLRLFSGGFSVELCLNGEDDRARRPRTDHFIFTYTKEGNLRYSAKSLFSLVLGYISDNVDHVDSLVGFPEQIAEKLFSAAEARQKFTEPVTGLRALQKFTEAYGSLVLCSLCLRNRYLVISEKLEEIKSFRELTCLDLSCCKLGDEHELLEHLTKEALSSVKQLLLKDNALSDAGLRRMTAPVRVLKKGLQNLLVLDVSCNPRITDVGIGYLLCFKKLNCLDISGTGLKDVNAVVKRIQTQMGLVQSKVPLKEFDHSNCKTEGWAEQTVLQWEQAVMEATKPQEDLSSRTAAQRFYGKTHRIEEVVKRKLVEAETKVSGNLQFYKEDVQNCYLPLKKDVEGSHELKNNKKRALAEQERERTSKQKHLCLTVEDWDLLNTY is encoded by the exons ATGTCGTACTGGCTCCGCTCGGAAAGCCACGCGGATGCCGGGCCGATCTACGTGCGTGAACGTGGGCAGCTGCACGTGGTGAGCCCGGCTGCGGGCGGCGTCCGGAACGCGCGGCCTCTCAGGCTGTTCTCCGGGGGGTTCTCTGTGGAGCTGTGTCTGAACGGGGAGGACGACAGGGCGAGGAGGCCGAGGACCGATCACTTCATCTTCACGTACACCAAGGAGGGCAACCTCCGCTACTCGGCCAAGTCCCTCTTCAGCCTGGTGCTGGGCTACATCTCCGACAACGTTGACCACGTCGACTCGCTGGTCGGTTTCCCAGAGCAGATTGCTGAAAAGCTCTTTTCAGCCGCAGAAGCAAGGCAGAAGTTCACAGAGCCTGTGACGGGACTGCGAGCTCTGCAGAAGTTCACTGAAGCGTACGGCAGCTTGGTGCTGTGCTCCCTGTGTTTGCGGAACAG ATACCTGGTTATCTCTGAAAAGCTGGAAGAAATCAAGTCTTTCCGGGAGCTGACATGTTTGGATCTTTCCTGTTGTAAACTTGGAGATGAACATGAACTTTTGGAACACCTCACTAAAGAGGCTCTGTCCAG TGTGAAACAACTCCTCCTGAAAGACAACGCTCTGTCAGACGCGGGCCTTCGCAGAATGACGGCACCAGTACGAGTACTGAAAAAGGGACTTCAGAACCTTCTGGTGTTAGACGTGTCCT GTAACCCTAGAATCACAGATGTGGGAATTGGATACCTTCTTTGTTTCAAGAAGTTGAACTGTTTGGACATTTCTGGGACAGGCCTCAAG GATGTGAATGCTGTTGTTAAGCGGATCCAAACGCAGATGGGCTTAGTTCAATCAAAAGTGCCTCTGAAAGAATTTGATCATAGTAACTGCAAAACAGAGGGATGGGCAGAACAG ACAGTTCTGCAGTGGGAGCAGGCAGTTATGGAGGCCACGAAGCCACAAGAAGACTTGAGTTCCAGAACAGCAGCTCAGCGCTTCT ATGGCAAGACACACAGAATAGAGGAAGTGGTCAAACGTAAGTTGgtggaagcagaaacaaaagtatCTGGAAACTTACAGTTTTATAAGGAAGACGTTCAAAATTGCTATTTACCTTTGAAAAAGGATGTTGAAGGCAGCCATGAAttaaagaacaataaaaagAGAGCTTTGGCAGaacaagagagagaaaggacTTCTAAACAGAAGCATCTGTGCCTCACAGTGGAGGACTGGGATTTGTTAAATACCTACTGA
- the HSPB11 gene encoding intraflagellar transport protein 25 homolog isoform X2 → MRAADWCLSAAGAALVMATSSDPRHPAGNVADGSSETFWTTTGMFPQEFIIGFPKRVTISKVAIQCYLVRTLRIERSVSKDPVDFEECIEKDLQHTEGQLQMEEFPLPDFQATYLRFIIKSAFDHFVSVHRVMAEGTAEDT, encoded by the exons ATGCGGGCCGCCGACTGGTGCCTGAGCGCGGCGGGCGCTGCCCTCGTCATGGCCACCTCCAGCGACCCGCGGCACCCGGCCGGAAACGTGGCGGACGG AAGTTCCGAAACGTTCTGGACGACAACAGGGATGTTCCCACAGGAGTTCATCATTGGCTTTCCCAAACGTGTGACCATCAGCAAAGTGGCGATCCAGTGCTACCTGG TGCGGACCTTAAGGATTGAAAGAAGCGTATCAAAAGACCCAGTAGACTTTGAAGAGTGCATTGAAAAAG aTTTGCAACACACAGAAGGACAGCTTCAAATGGAAGAGTTTCCA ctTCCTGATTTCCAGGCCACTTATTTGCGATTCATCATCAAATCTGCCTTCGATCACTTTGTATCAGTGCACAGGGTGATGGCAGAGGGCACAGCAGAAGACACTTAA
- the HSPB11 gene encoding intraflagellar transport protein 25 homolog isoform X1 → MRAADWCLSAAGAALVMATSSDPRHPAGNVADGSSETFWTTTGMFPQEFIIGFPKRVTISKVAIQCYLVRTLRIERSVSKDPVDFEECIEKALHPVPYYLLKKKMYFLDLQHTEGQLQMEEFPLPDFQATYLRFIIKSAFDHFVSVHRVMAEGTAEDT, encoded by the exons ATGCGGGCCGCCGACTGGTGCCTGAGCGCGGCGGGCGCTGCCCTCGTCATGGCCACCTCCAGCGACCCGCGGCACCCGGCCGGAAACGTGGCGGACGG AAGTTCCGAAACGTTCTGGACGACAACAGGGATGTTCCCACAGGAGTTCATCATTGGCTTTCCCAAACGTGTGACCATCAGCAAAGTGGCGATCCAGTGCTACCTGG TGCGGACCTTAAGGATTGAAAGAAGCGTATCAAAAGACCCAGTAGACTTTGAAGAGTGCATTGAAAAAG cactgcaccCTGTTCCTTattatttgctgaaaaaaaaaatgtattttctagaTTTGCAACACACAGAAGGACAGCTTCAAATGGAAGAGTTTCCA ctTCCTGATTTCCAGGCCACTTATTTGCGATTCATCATCAAATCTGCCTTCGATCACTTTGTATCAGTGCACAGGGTGATGGCAGAGGGCACAGCAGAAGACACTTAA
- the HSPB11 gene encoding intraflagellar transport protein 25 homolog isoform X3: MFPQEFIIGFPKRVTISKVAIQCYLVRTLRIERSVSKDPVDFEECIEKALHPVPYYLLKKKMYFLDLQHTEGQLQMEEFPLPDFQATYLRFIIKSAFDHFVSVHRVMAEGTAEDT, encoded by the exons ATGTTCCCACAGGAGTTCATCATTGGCTTTCCCAAACGTGTGACCATCAGCAAAGTGGCGATCCAGTGCTACCTGG TGCGGACCTTAAGGATTGAAAGAAGCGTATCAAAAGACCCAGTAGACTTTGAAGAGTGCATTGAAAAAG cactgcaccCTGTTCCTTattatttgctgaaaaaaaaaatgtattttctagaTTTGCAACACACAGAAGGACAGCTTCAAATGGAAGAGTTTCCA ctTCCTGATTTCCAGGCCACTTATTTGCGATTCATCATCAAATCTGCCTTCGATCACTTTGTATCAGTGCACAGGGTGATGGCAGAGGGCACAGCAGAAGACACTTAA
- the DIO1 gene encoding type I iodothyronine deiodinase isoform X2, translated as MFSIRVLLQKLLILLQVTLSVVVGKTTMILFPDTMKRYILKLGEKSRMNQNPKFSYENWGPTFFSFQYLLFVLKVKWRRLEDEAYEGHPAPNTPVVALNGEIRQLLSFMRDNRPLILNFGSCTUPSFMLHFHEFNKLVKDFSSVADFLIIYIEEAHAVGRSGALELPPPGNTHHPGKTEIEKEEDIRAKTIWM; from the exons ATGTTCAGCATCAGGGTGCTACTACAGAAACTCCTGATTCTTTTGCAGGTTACTCTGTCTGTTGTTGTTGGTAAAACCACGATGATCCTGTTCCCCGACACCATGAAAAGATACATCCTAAAGCTGGGAGAAAAGAGCAGAATGAATCAGAACCCAAAGTTCAGCTACGAAAACTGGGGTCCGACTTTTTTCAGCTTCCAGTATTTGCTCTTTGTGCTGAAAGTGAAGTGGAGGAGGCTGGAGGACGAAGCCTACGAGGGACACCCTGCTCCCAACACACCGGTGGTGGCTCTAAATGGGGAGATCCGGCAGCTCTTGAGTTTCATGCGAG ATAACCGACCTTTAATCCTCAATTTTGGAAGCTGCACCTGACCTTCATTTATGTTACACTTTCATGAGTTCAACAAACTCGTCAAAGATTTCAGCTCTGTAGCAGATTTCCTTATCATCTACATTGAAGAAGCTCACGCAGTAG GGAGGAGTGGGGCCTTGGAATTACCACCCCCAGGAAATACGCACCATcctggaaaaactgaaatagaaaaagaagaggacaTCAGAGCAAAGACTATCTGGATGTAA
- the DIO1 gene encoding type I iodothyronine deiodinase isoform X1: MFSIRVLLQKLLILLQVTLSVVVGKTTMILFPDTMKRYILKLGEKSRMNQNPKFSYENWGPTFFSFQYLLFVLKVKWRRLEDEAYEGHPAPNTPVVALNGEIRQLLSFMRDNRPLILNFGSCTUPSFMLHFHEFNKLVKDFSSVADFLIIYIEEAHAVDGWAFKNNAVIKNHRSLEDRKTAAQFLQQKNPLCPVVLDTMENLSSSKYAALPERLYVLQAGNVIYKGGVGPWNYHPQEIRTILEKLK, translated from the exons ATGTTCAGCATCAGGGTGCTACTACAGAAACTCCTGATTCTTTTGCAGGTTACTCTGTCTGTTGTTGTTGGTAAAACCACGATGATCCTGTTCCCCGACACCATGAAAAGATACATCCTAAAGCTGGGAGAAAAGAGCAGAATGAATCAGAACCCAAAGTTCAGCTACGAAAACTGGGGTCCGACTTTTTTCAGCTTCCAGTATTTGCTCTTTGTGCTGAAAGTGAAGTGGAGGAGGCTGGAGGACGAAGCCTACGAGGGACACCCTGCTCCCAACACACCGGTGGTGGCTCTAAATGGGGAGATCCGGCAGCTCTTGAGTTTCATGCGAG ATAACCGACCTTTAATCCTCAATTTTGGAAGCTGCACCTGACCTTCATTTATGTTACACTTTCATGAGTTCAACAAACTCGTCAAAGATTTCAGCTCTGTAGCAGATTTCCTTATCATCTACATTGAAGAAGCTCACGCAGTAG ATGGATGGGCCTTCAAAAACAATGCTGttattaaaaatcacagaagccTTGAGGATCGAAAAACTGCAGCACAatttcttcagcaaaagaaTCCCTTATGTCCAGTGGTTTTAGACACAATGGAAAACCTGAGCAGTTCAAAATATGCAGCACTGCCAGAAAGACTGTATGTACTTCAAGCAGGGAATGTTATCTACAAG GGAGGAGTGGGGCCTTGGAATTACCACCCCCAGGAAATACGCACCATcctggaaaaactgaaatag